The following proteins come from a genomic window of Mycobacterium sp. DL:
- the pyrH gene encoding UMP kinase: protein MAESTSPIGAGSSSPIRPAYSRVLLKLGGEMFGGGQVGLDPDVVALVARQIAEVVRSGAQVAVVIGGGNFFRGAQLQQRGMERTRSDYMGMLGTVMNSLALQDFLEKEGIQTRVQTAITMGQVAEPYLPLRARRHLEKGRVVIFGAGMGLPYFSTDTTAAQRALEIGAEVVLMAKAVDGVFTADPRVHPDAQMLTAITHREVIDRGLAVADATAFSLCMDNGMPILVFNLLTDGNIARAVAGERIGTLVTT from the coding sequence ATGGCGGAATCCACCAGTCCCATCGGCGCGGGGTCGTCATCTCCGATCAGGCCCGCCTACTCGCGAGTGCTGCTCAAGCTGGGCGGCGAGATGTTCGGCGGCGGGCAGGTCGGCCTCGACCCCGACGTGGTGGCGCTCGTCGCGCGACAGATCGCCGAGGTGGTGCGCAGCGGCGCGCAAGTGGCCGTGGTCATCGGCGGGGGCAACTTCTTCCGAGGCGCACAACTGCAGCAGCGGGGGATGGAACGCACCCGCTCCGATTACATGGGCATGCTCGGCACCGTCATGAACAGCCTTGCGCTGCAAGACTTCTTGGAGAAGGAAGGCATTCAGACGCGGGTGCAGACCGCGATCACCATGGGTCAGGTCGCCGAACCCTACCTTCCGCTGCGGGCTCGTCGGCACCTCGAGAAGGGCCGCGTGGTCATCTTCGGTGCCGGCATGGGGCTGCCCTACTTCTCCACCGACACCACAGCTGCGCAACGGGCGCTGGAGATCGGCGCCGAGGTGGTGCTGATGGCCAAGGCGGTCGACGGCGTGTTCACCGCGGACCCGCGGGTGCATCCGGACGCCCAGATGCTCACGGCGATCACCCACCGCGAGGTCATCGATCGCGGCCTCGCCGTGGCCGACGCGACGGCGTTCAGCCTGTGCATGGACAACGGAATGCCGATCCTGGTGTTCAACCTGCTCACCGATGGCAATATCGCGCGTGCGGTTGCAGGTGAGAGGATCGGAACCCTGGTCACCACCTGA
- a CDS encoding aldehyde dehydrogenase family protein has product MTATETETGVLAGDERMLIDGELQSTASGATFDVIHPASEQVAGQATDGTVDDMARAVGAARRAFDDTDWSRDLEFRYHCLTQLHDALERNKERLRRVLITEVGCPVTVSGSQIESPIEEVKHWADHGKAFDYLVDTGVHPTQLGPARRKIHYEAVGVVGAITPWNVPFYLNIAETVPALMAGNTVVLKPAQLTPWSGSEYGRIVAEETDIPAGVFNVVVSNANEVGAALASDPRVDMITFTGSTATGRAILAAGAPTVKKTLLELGGKSAHIVLDDADFSSALPMAAMMACVMSGQSCILPSRILLPRSRYDEGLEVLKSMMEGFPVGDPWTPGNMQGPQISETQRQKVLGLIRSGIDSGARLVTGGGIPENLPVGYYTQPTLLADVDPASQVAQEEIFGPVLTVTPYDTDDEAIAIANNSIYGLSGEVSGGDVDRAFAIACRMRTGNVTINGKSHFGIGSPFGGTKQSGLGYRNGEEGYKEYLEAKTIGMPE; this is encoded by the coding sequence ATGACGGCTACAGAGACAGAAACAGGCGTGCTGGCCGGTGACGAGCGGATGCTCATCGACGGCGAGCTGCAATCGACCGCCAGCGGAGCGACTTTCGATGTGATCCACCCGGCCAGTGAGCAGGTCGCCGGGCAGGCCACCGACGGCACGGTCGACGACATGGCCCGCGCTGTCGGAGCGGCGCGGCGGGCGTTCGACGACACCGACTGGTCGCGCGATCTCGAGTTCCGGTATCACTGTCTGACGCAGCTGCACGACGCGCTGGAACGCAACAAGGAGCGGCTGCGCCGGGTCCTGATCACCGAGGTCGGCTGCCCGGTGACGGTATCGGGATCACAGATCGAGAGCCCCATCGAGGAGGTCAAGCACTGGGCCGATCACGGGAAGGCCTTCGACTATCTCGTCGACACCGGGGTGCATCCCACCCAACTGGGCCCGGCACGACGCAAGATCCACTACGAGGCGGTCGGCGTCGTCGGGGCGATCACCCCGTGGAACGTGCCGTTCTATCTCAACATCGCCGAGACCGTGCCCGCTCTGATGGCCGGCAACACCGTCGTGCTCAAACCCGCGCAACTGACCCCGTGGTCGGGCAGTGAGTACGGCCGCATCGTCGCCGAGGAGACCGACATCCCCGCCGGGGTGTTCAACGTGGTGGTGTCCAACGCCAACGAGGTGGGCGCGGCGCTGGCGTCGGACCCGCGGGTGGACATGATCACCTTCACCGGGTCGACCGCGACCGGCCGGGCGATCCTGGCCGCGGGCGCCCCGACGGTGAAGAAGACGCTGCTGGAGCTCGGCGGCAAGTCCGCTCATATCGTCCTCGACGACGCGGACTTCTCGTCGGCGCTGCCGATGGCGGCGATGATGGCGTGCGTGATGAGTGGCCAGTCGTGCATTCTTCCGAGCCGGATCCTGTTGCCCCGCAGTCGTTATGACGAGGGCCTGGAGGTCCTCAAGTCGATGATGGAGGGTTTTCCCGTCGGGGATCCGTGGACGCCGGGCAACATGCAGGGCCCCCAGATCAGCGAGACGCAGCGCCAGAAGGTGCTCGGGCTGATCCGTTCCGGCATCGACTCGGGAGCGCGCCTGGTCACCGGCGGCGGCATCCCCGAGAACCTGCCGGTGGGCTACTACACCCAGCCCACACTGCTGGCCGACGTCGACCCGGCCTCGCAGGTGGCCCAGGAGGAGATCTTCGGCCCCGTCCTCACCGTCACCCCGTACGACACCGACGACGAGGCGATCGCCATCGCCAACAACTCCATCTACGGCCTGTCCGGCGAGGTCAGTGGCGGCGACGTCGACCGGGCGTTCGCCATCGCGTGCCGGATGCGCACCGGCAACGTGACGATCAACGGCAAGAGCCACTTCGGAATCGGCAGCCCGTTCGGCGGCACCAAACAGAGCGGGCTGGGCTACCGCAACGGCGAAGAGGGCTACAAGGAGTACCTCGAGGCCAAGACCATCGGGATGCCCGAGTGA
- the frr gene encoding ribosome recycling factor has protein sequence MIDETLFDAEEKMEKAVSVARDDLASIRTGRANPGMFNRINIEYYGSMTPITQLSSINVPEARMIVIKPYEANQLRNIEDAIRNSDLGVNPTNDGNIIRVSIPQLTEERRRDLVKQAKSKGEDAKVSVRNIRRKAMEELSRIKKDGDAGEDEVTRAEKDLDKSTHQYTNQIDELVKHKEGELLEV, from the coding sequence GTGATCGACGAAACTCTCTTCGATGCCGAGGAGAAGATGGAGAAGGCCGTGTCGGTGGCACGGGACGACTTGGCGTCGATCCGCACCGGCCGCGCGAATCCAGGCATGTTCAACCGCATCAACATCGAGTACTACGGGTCGATGACGCCCATCACCCAGCTGTCGTCGATCAACGTCCCCGAAGCGCGGATGATCGTCATCAAGCCCTACGAGGCCAACCAGCTCCGCAACATCGAGGACGCGATCCGCAACTCAGACCTCGGAGTGAATCCGACCAACGACGGCAACATCATCCGCGTCTCCATCCCTCAGCTGACCGAAGAGCGCCGCCGTGATCTGGTCAAGCAGGCCAAATCGAAGGGTGAGGACGCCAAGGTGTCGGTCCGCAACATCCGTCGTAAGGCGATGGAGGAGCTGTCCCGCATCAAGAAGGACGGCGACGCCGGCGAGGACGAGGTGACCCGCGCCGAGAAGGACCTCGACAAGAGCACCCACCAGTACACGAACCAGATCGACGAGTTGGTCAAGCACAAAGAAGGCGAGCTGCTGGAGGTCTGA
- a CDS encoding phosphatidate cytidylyltransferase has protein sequence MADQQSIPVVEQPVNEPPQKKASRAGRNLPAAIGVGMALGFSLIAILLFVPLVWVPVVAAAVVVATLEVVRRLREGGFSIPLVPLLVGGQAMVWLTWPFGPAGALGAFGGTVVVCMIWRLVSGGLADAPQNYLRDMSTTVFVAAWVPLFASFGVLLIYPDDGAGRVFCLMLVVVGSDVGGYAAGVLFGKHPMAPAISPKKSWEGLAGSLVLGIATSVLAVGFLTDMPAWVGVPLGLMLVLTGTLGDLVESQVKRDLGIKDMGTLLPGHGGLMDRLDSVLPSAVATWIVLSLLA, from the coding sequence GTGGCCGATCAGCAATCGATTCCCGTGGTAGAGCAGCCGGTCAACGAACCGCCGCAGAAGAAGGCGTCCCGAGCGGGGCGCAACCTGCCCGCGGCGATCGGCGTGGGCATGGCGCTCGGCTTCTCGCTGATCGCGATTCTGCTGTTCGTTCCCTTGGTGTGGGTCCCGGTGGTGGCCGCGGCCGTCGTGGTGGCCACCCTCGAGGTGGTCCGCCGGTTGCGCGAGGGCGGCTTCTCGATCCCCTTGGTACCGCTGCTGGTCGGCGGCCAGGCGATGGTGTGGCTGACCTGGCCGTTCGGCCCCGCCGGTGCGTTGGGGGCCTTCGGTGGCACCGTCGTGGTCTGCATGATCTGGCGATTGGTGTCGGGCGGCCTTGCTGACGCGCCGCAGAACTACCTGCGGGACATGTCCACCACGGTGTTCGTGGCCGCGTGGGTGCCGCTGTTCGCCAGTTTCGGCGTGCTGCTGATCTATCCCGACGACGGTGCGGGGCGGGTCTTCTGCCTGATGCTTGTGGTCGTCGGCTCCGATGTGGGCGGTTACGCCGCCGGGGTGTTGTTCGGCAAGCACCCGATGGCCCCGGCCATCAGCCCCAAGAAGTCCTGGGAGGGTCTGGCGGGGTCGCTGGTCCTGGGCATCGCGACCTCGGTGCTCGCGGTGGGGTTCCTCACCGACATGCCCGCCTGGGTCGGTGTGCCGCTGGGCCTGATGCTGGTCCTCACCGGAACGCTGGGTGACCTGGTCGAATCGCAGGTCAAGCGGGATCTCGGCATCAAGGACATGGGCACGCTGCTGCCCGGCCACGGCGGTTTGATGGACCGCCTCGATTCGGTGCTGCCGTCGGCGGTGGCGACCTGGATCGTGCTGTCCCTGCTGGCCTGA
- a CDS encoding nuclear transport factor 2 family protein: MTDEADIAALLYRYARAVDTKDWALYRTVFTDDAHIDYSSAGAAVGSRDEVADWLAAGFGAIPWTMHYITNIEADITGDTATVRAMFYNPMLLPGMSEQSSCGGYYHHELVRTPDGWRSRHLREDNVWFVNAPGGQR; encoded by the coding sequence ATGACCGATGAGGCCGACATCGCCGCGCTGCTTTACCGCTACGCTCGCGCTGTCGACACCAAGGACTGGGCGCTCTACCGCACGGTCTTCACCGACGACGCCCACATCGACTACTCGTCGGCCGGTGCCGCGGTGGGAAGTAGAGACGAGGTCGCCGACTGGCTCGCCGCCGGGTTCGGCGCGATCCCCTGGACCATGCACTACATCACCAACATCGAGGCCGACATCACCGGCGACACCGCGACCGTGCGGGCGATGTTCTACAACCCGATGCTGTTGCCTGGGATGTCAGAGCAGAGTTCCTGCGGTGGCTACTACCACCACGAACTGGTACGCACACCCGACGGATGGCGCAGCAGGCACCTCCGCGAAGACAACGTCTGGTTCGTGAACGCGCCAGGCGGGCAGCGCTGA
- the rlmN gene encoding 23S rRNA (adenine(2503)-C(2))-methyltransferase RlmN codes for MPALPLVFDPPRRAKPPRHFADLDEADRSSAVGELGLPAFRAKQLANQYYGRLIADPRQMTDLPAAVRERVADALFPPLLDVHREIECDAGETRKVLWRAVDGTTFESVVMRYPDRNTVCISSQAGCGMACPFCATGQGGLTRNLSTAEILEQVRAASAELRSRDGGRLSNIVFMGMGEPLANYNRVLAAVRRITAASPNGFGISARSVTVSTVGLAPAIRRLADERLNVTLAVSLHTPDDELRDTLVPVNNRWNVSEVLDAARYYADVTGRRVSIEYALIRDVNDQPWRADLLGRKLHSALGPLVHVNLIPLNPTPGSKWDASPKPVEREFVRRVREHGVSCTVRDTRGREIAAACGQLAAEG; via the coding sequence CTGCCGGCCCTGCCGCTCGTGTTCGACCCGCCGCGCCGCGCCAAGCCGCCGCGGCACTTCGCCGATCTCGACGAAGCCGACCGGTCGAGCGCGGTCGGCGAGCTCGGGCTGCCGGCGTTTCGTGCCAAGCAGCTGGCCAACCAGTACTACGGCCGGTTGATCGCCGACCCCAGGCAGATGACCGACCTGCCGGCCGCAGTGCGCGAGCGGGTTGCCGATGCTCTCTTCCCGCCGCTGTTGGACGTGCACCGCGAGATCGAGTGCGATGCAGGCGAGACCCGGAAAGTGTTGTGGCGCGCGGTCGACGGGACCACGTTCGAGTCGGTGGTGATGCGCTACCCCGACCGAAACACCGTGTGCATCTCGTCGCAGGCCGGCTGCGGCATGGCCTGCCCGTTCTGCGCCACCGGCCAGGGCGGGCTGACCCGCAACCTGTCGACCGCCGAAATCCTCGAGCAGGTGCGCGCCGCCAGTGCGGAGTTGCGTTCTCGCGATGGCGGCCGGCTGTCCAACATCGTGTTCATGGGCATGGGGGAGCCGCTGGCCAACTACAACCGCGTGCTGGCAGCGGTCCGAAGAATCACAGCAGCGTCTCCCAACGGGTTCGGCATCTCCGCGCGGTCGGTCACGGTGTCGACCGTGGGCCTGGCGCCTGCGATCCGCAGGCTCGCCGACGAGCGACTCAACGTCACGCTCGCGGTGTCACTGCACACCCCGGACGACGAACTGCGCGACACCCTGGTGCCGGTCAACAACAGGTGGAACGTCTCCGAAGTGCTCGATGCCGCCCGCTACTACGCCGACGTCACCGGCCGCAGGGTGTCGATCGAGTACGCCCTGATCCGCGACGTCAACGACCAGCCCTGGCGGGCCGACCTGCTCGGCAGGAAACTGCACAGCGCGCTCGGTCCGCTCGTGCACGTCAACCTCATCCCGCTCAACCCGACACCGGGCAGCAAGTGGGACGCCAGCCCCAAGCCGGTCGAGCGGGAGTTCGTCCGTCGGGTGCGCGAACACGGGGTGTCCTGCACGGTACGCGACACTCGCGGCCGCGAGATCGCCGCTGCCTGTGGGCAATTGGCCGCCGAGGGCTGA